The DNA segment GCCGCCGTCACCCATCCGGACCTGTCGGCCCTGGTCGCGGTGCAGCTCCGCTCGGGCAACGGGCCGATTCCGACGGCGGCCGAGGAGGGCCGGCCGGTGGACGCGGTCGACCTGCTCCGCGAGGAGCGCTGGCCGCTGTACCGAGCGGTGGCCCTCGACTCGGGGGTCCGCTCCAGCCTGACGCTTCCGTTCCGCCGCAACGGCCTCACCATCACCCTCAGTCTCTACAGCTTCCACGCCGGTGGGCTCGCCGCCGCCGGCCGCGGCACCGCACAGGCGCTCGGCGAGCTCGCCACCGCCGGCCTGGCGCGGGACCGCGCCTACCAGTCGGCACTCGCCGAACTCGATCACATGGGCGCCGCCCTGCGGTCCAGGCCGCTGGTCGACCAGGCCTGCGGCATCGTCATGTACGTCCTGTCGTGCGACGCGGAGGCCGCCTTCGCGGTCCTGCGCCGCATATCCCAGGGTACGAACCGCAAGCTCACCGATGTCGCCCAGCGACTGGTGGACACGCGCGGGCACGGTCTGGAGAAGGAACTGGCGTCCCTGGCGCCCGCCCCGGAGGGGGACTGAGGCCGGGCGCCCCGATGCGCGGCACGGGTGACCCCACCGCGCCCGCCCCGGAGGGCACGGCCGGGTGACGGCCGGCCCGCCGACGCGCGGGACGGTCCGGGCCGGCGGTGCGGCGGGGTCTGGAGGTGCGTATGCGGATGGCGGTCCACGAGGGCCGGGGCAGCGTGCGGCAGGGTCCGGACCTGCCCGATCCGGCCCTGCCGGTGCTGCCGGAGCTGACCGCGGCGGTGGCGACCGCGGCGGCCCGGACGGCGGCGGAGCCGACCGGCGGCGGCCCCGAGCTGCTGGACGCCGCCGCCGGCTACTGGGCGCGCCGCGGGCTGCCCGCGGAGCCCCGCCTTCTCGCCGCGGCCCCCGGCGCGCCGCTCCTGCTGCTCGCCGTCTGCGCGGCGCTCGGCGGCGACGTGCTGGTGCCCCGGCCGTGCTCCGCCTGGTGGGCGCCGGGGGCCCGGGCCCTGGACCGCGCGGTGTTCCCGGTGGCCACGCCCGCGGAGTGCGGCGGTGTGCCCGACCCGTACGCGCTGCTGGAGGCGGTGCGCCGGGTGCGCGCCGAGGGAGGGCGCCCCCGGGTGCTCGTGCTGTCCGTCGCCGACGACCCCACGGCCACCGTCCCCCCGCCCGAGGTGCTGCACGAGGCCGTGGAGGCCGCGATGGGGGAGGGCCTGCACATCATCAGCGACGAGACCCTCCGCGACACCCTCCACCAGCCGGCCCGCCCCGACCCCGTGGCCCCCCGGCCCCGGACCACGCAGCGCGTGCCCCTGCACTCGCGCGGTGCCGGCGGCGGGACCGGGACCGGGCAGCCGGCGTCACGCGGGCCCGGCGCCGGCGGCCTGGAGCAGGCCTCGGTGGTGGTGAGCCCCGCGGAGATGGTTCCTGACGGCGTCACCGTGATCGCCGATCTCGCCGGCGCGTTCCTGCCGGCCGGATGGCCCGCCGCGGTCGCGCGGTTCGCGGACACGGACACGGGGCGCGCGCTACGGGCCCGCTCCCTCGACGTGCTCACGGCGGCGGGCGGCCGGATCGCCGCGCCGATCGCCGCCGCCGCCACCCTCGCACTGGCGGAGCCGGAGGAGGTGCGCGCCCGGCTCGCCACCGCGGCCCGGCTGCACGCGCGCGTGGCGGGCGCCGCCCACCGCATGGCCCAGGCCGTCGGCGTGCTGGCGCGCCCACCGCAGGCGGGCCGGCACCTGTACGCGGACCTCGCACCGCTGCGCCCCGCACTGGCGGCACGCGGAGTGCGGGACGCGCAGGAGCTGGAGGACTTCCTCACCGAAAGGCTGGGCGTGCCGGCGCCCGGCGGGCACCGCTTCGGCGACGACCTCGCGGCCCTCAGGGTGCGGCTGTCCACGGGCCCGCTGCTCGGCACCACGCCCGAGCAGCGCGCGGCGGCGCTGGCCGCACCGGATCCGCTGGCGCTGCCCCATGTGGCGGTGGCGCTCGCCGCGTTCGCCTCGGCCTTCGGCGACCTGCGGAACGAGCCGTCCGGCGATCCGGACGACGGGGCCGGCGCGACGGGCGGCCCGCACGGCGCACCGCCCGCGCAGAGGCCGTGAGGCACGGCCGGCCGCCGGCGCACGATCAGGCAGGAACGGCCGGCGGGCGCGCTACCTCCGCCCGCCCAGCACCCGGCGCCACACCGCGGGCGCCGCGCCCACGAGGACGGTGAGGGCGACGGCGAGCACCACGCCCTGCCACGGCTCCGCGAACACCGAACCGCCGAGCAGCCCGATGAGCTGGTAGGTCACCGCCCACGCCAGGCACGCGCTGATGTCGCCGCGGGCGAAGCGGCGCAACGGCATCCTCGCCAGCAGGCAGGCCAGCATCACCGGGACCCG comes from the Streptomyces sp. TS71-3 genome and includes:
- a CDS encoding ANTAR domain-containing response regulator — its product is MSDADRVGPETPDSALPGRRLSDLAEKAVDCTADCCGASALVSDAGTDRPAAVTHPDLSALVAVQLRSGNGPIPTAAEEGRPVDAVDLLREERWPLYRAVALDSGVRSSLTLPFRRNGLTITLSLYSFHAGGLAAAGRGTAQALGELATAGLARDRAYQSALAELDHMGAALRSRPLVDQACGIVMYVLSCDAEAAFAVLRRISQGTNRKLTDVAQRLVDTRGHGLEKELASLAPAPEGD
- a CDS encoding aminotransferase class I/II-fold pyridoxal phosphate-dependent enzyme, which produces MRMAVHEGRGSVRQGPDLPDPALPVLPELTAAVATAAARTAAEPTGGGPELLDAAAGYWARRGLPAEPRLLAAAPGAPLLLLAVCAALGGDVLVPRPCSAWWAPGARALDRAVFPVATPAECGGVPDPYALLEAVRRVRAEGGRPRVLVLSVADDPTATVPPPEVLHEAVEAAMGEGLHIISDETLRDTLHQPARPDPVAPRPRTTQRVPLHSRGAGGGTGTGQPASRGPGAGGLEQASVVVSPAEMVPDGVTVIADLAGAFLPAGWPAAVARFADTDTGRALRARSLDVLTAAGGRIAAPIAAAATLALAEPEEVRARLATAARLHARVAGAAHRMAQAVGVLARPPQAGRHLYADLAPLRPALAARGVRDAQELEDFLTERLGVPAPGGHRFGDDLAALRVRLSTGPLLGTTPEQRAAALAAPDPLALPHVAVALAAFASAFGDLRNEPSGDPDDGAGATGGPHGAPPAQRP